CGGAATGCGGAATGCGGAATGCGGAATGCGGAATGCGGAATGCGGAATGCGGAATTAAGGACCGCAAAACCAACCATCAAGCGCCGAAGGTGCTGAGTAAACGGCGGGTGATGTATGGGTCGAGGCGGGCCACCAGGAAGTAGGCCCAGCGTTCGCGCAGTTTGGTCCAGAGCGTGCGGGTGTGGCGGAACTCGTCGAGGATCACCGGCTTGGCGTGCTGCAAATCATCGAGGAACATCTGCCGGGCGTCCGCAATGGCAGAGGGCACGGTCAAACGCAGCATCAACTCGTAATTGATATGAAGGCTGCGCGGGTCCAGGTTGGCCGATCCCACGTACGCCGCCTGCGCCGCCGGCCAGAAGCATCCCGCCTGGCTCCTCTCGGTGGTGACCGCAGGGCGGCGGAGTACCCGCTATGTCCCCAAGGCCTTGGTGAAACCCCTCAAACAGGCGATCAAGAACGGCCGCAAAATCGAGACCCTACTCCAGCAAGCCGCTATCCAAATGGTCAAAAACTATAGAAACCAAGTCAACAAAGCCCGGAAACCGAAGGCCAAATCCTAGTGGCATTGGACCGGAGGTCCGCGCTCCTTCGGTTGACCGCTCAGACAAACTCAATAATGGGCTGATCTACTGTCAAAATTTCGCCTTTCGCCGCCAGCACCTTATTGACCACCCAGTCATGCACGGCCAACAGAGTAGTTTGCATTTTCATGGCTTCAATCACGGCAATGCGCTCACCGGCGAGCACTTTCTGGCCCGGCTGCACCGCCACTTCAACCAGCAACCCTGGCATGGGTGCGAGCAGGTACCGATTCATTTCGGGCGGCGTCTTGCTGGGCATCAGGGCATAAAGCTCCGCAACGCGCGGAGACAGCACCAGTGCTTCAAGCTGAGTACCATTATGCGCCAATCGTATGGCCAGCGGGTTGTTACCGCCTCCGCGTTCCACTTGCGCGGTGAATGGCTTATCATTACAAATGCCGTCCATGCGGATGGCTCCAAACTTGGATTGACTGCAAAACTTGTAGCTCGTGCCACCCACGGTAACCAGGCTGACACCCGTTTGCACATCAAAGTCGCTCACCCGTACCCGTGTGCTGATGCGGTCCCCTCGCTGGCCGAGGGAGACAACCGCAAAATCGTCACTTACCTCCACCTCATGTCCCTCCATCTGTCCGGTGATGCCCGTGGCGCGGTGACGGTAAATCCGATGAACAAAAGCGGCCAGCGCCACCAGGAAATTCATATCTTCGTGGGGAACATCTTCCGCCCTGAAACCCTTGCCATAGTTCTCGGCGATAAAGCCGGTATTGAATTCACCCGCCACGAATTTGGGGTGCGCCAGCAGGGCCGCCTGAAACGGAATATTGGTGGATACCCCGCGAATCACGAAACCATTGAGCGCTTCACGCATTCGATCAATCGCCTCAAGCCGGTTCTTGCCATGCACAATCAGCTTGGCGATCATCGAATCATAATGCACTGGAATCTCGCTGCCCTCCTGTACGCCCGTGTCCACCCGCACGCCCAATGATTGGGCGGCATCCGAGGCGAGCATGGTAGCTTCCGGCGGCTGGAACCGGACCAACCGACCGATGGCGGGGACAAAGTTACGAAACGGGTCTTCTGCATTGATCCGGCATTCCATCGCCCAACCATTGCACAGTACCTCTTCCTGCGTCAGCGGCAGCTTTTCACCGGCTGCCACGCGAATCATGAGTTCCACCAAGTCAAGACCCGTGATGCATTCTGTCACCGGGTGTTCCACTTGGAGACGCGTGTTCATTTCAAGGAAATAGAAGTTCTGATCCTGGCCCACCACGAACTCCACCGTACCTACATTCTGATACTTCACCGCCTTAGCCAGTGCCACAGCCTGCTCACCCATCGCTTGACGCGTGGCGGCGCTGATAAAAGGTGACGGGGCCTCCTCGATCACCTTCTGGTGACGGCGCTGGATGGAACATTCGCGCTCATGAAGATGAATCACATTTCCATGATGGTCGCCGATCACCTGAATTTCGATATGCCGCGGCGCGCTGATAAACTTCTCGAGGAACACGCCGTCGGTGCCAAAGTGATTGCGGACCTCGTTACGGCAACTGGTAAAACCCTCGATGGCTTCCTGATCGTTGTGCGCTACCCGCAAGCCTTTGCCGCCCCCTCCGGCGCTGGCCTTGATCATGACCGGGTAACCGATACCCCGGGCGATTTTGACCACCTGCTCCACGGTTTCAATCGCCTGATTCACTCCTGGGACACAGTTTACGCCAGCTTGGCTAGCCAGCCTCTTTGAGGTTAGCTTATCGCCCATGGCGGCAATCGCCTCGTGCGTGGGGCCAATGAAGGTGATGCCCGCTGCTTCCACCTGTCTGGCAAAACCCGCGTTCTCGCTCAAAAAACCATAGCCAGGGTGAATGGCCTGTGCACCCGTTTGCTTGCCGGCAGCGATAATTTTGTCGGCTGCCAGATAACTTTCCCGACTGGCGGTTGGGCCGATATGGATGGCTTCATCGGCCAGTTCGACATGGTGTGCAGCCCGGTCGGCATCGGAATACACCGCCACGGTTTTGATACCCATTTTGTGGGCTGTCTTGATGATCCGGCAGGCGATCTCGCCCCGGTTGGCAATCAGGATTTTGTTGAACATGGGTAAGTGAGTGCTCGCACGCGCGTGGCGGTTTCAGCGTTGGTCATATTTTCCATTTCCCATCACAGTGGAATATTACCGTGCTTGCGCCATGGGTTTTCCAGCTTCTTGTCGCGCAGCATTACCAATGAGCGGCAAATGCGCTTGCGGGTTTCGTGGGGCAGGATTACGTCGTCAATAAAACCGCGCGCTCCGGCGATAAATGGATTGGCAAAGCGCGCCCTATATTCAGCTTCCTTCGCGGCCAGTTTGGCTGGATCACCCTTGTCATCGCGGAAGATGATTTCAACCGCACCTTTGGCACCCATCACTGCAATCTCGGCGCTGGGCCAGGCGAAGTTGACATCGCCACGCAGATGCTTGGAGGCCATCACGTCATAAGCCCCGCCATAGGCCTTGCGTGTAATCACAGTGATCTTGGGAACGGTACACTCGGCGTAGGCGTAGAGCAGCTTGGCCCCATGCTTGATGATGCCGCCGTCTTCCTGAGAGGTGCCAGGCATAAAGCCGGGCACATCAACAAAGGTGATGACCGGGATGTTGAAGGCATCGCAGAAGCGCACAAACCGCGCCGCCTTGATCGAACTCTTGATGTCCAGGCACCCTGCCAGCACCATCGGTTGGTTGGCAACGATACCTACGGTTTGCCCGTCCATCCGTGCAAATCCAATGAGGATGTTGCCGGCATATTCGGGCTGCAACTCGAAGAACTCGCCGGCGTCCACGGTTTTAACAATCAGCTCCCTCATATCATACGGTTGATTGGGATTCGCTGGCACCAACGTATCCAACGACGCATTCAAACGATCGGCCGGATCGCCGCTTCTTCGAACAGGCGCCTTTTGGCGATTGTTCAGCGGCAGGTAATTGAAGAGCCGGCGTAGCATGAGCAGCGCTTCCACATCGTTCGCGAAAGCAAGGTCGGCCACACCGCTTTTGGTGGTGTGGGTCAAAGCGCCACCCAACTCCTCCGCCGTCACCGTCTCGTGCATCACGGTTTTAACCACGTCGGGTCCCGTGACAAACATGTATGAACTGTCTCGCACCATGAGGATAAAGTCGGTGATCGCCGGCGAATAAACCGCGCCACCGGCGCTCGGCCCCATGATCATGCTGATCTGCGGCACCACGCCACTGGCCAGCACATTGCGCTGGAACACATCGGCATAGCCACCCAGCGAGGCCACTCCTTCCTGAATACGCGCGCCGCCCGAATCGTTGAGGCCGATCACCGGGGCACCGACCTTCATGGCATGATCCATCACCTTGCAGATTTTCTCCGCATGGGTCTCGCTCAAGGCCCCGCCGAACACGGTAAAATCCTGGCTATAAACAAATACCAAACGACCATTGATCATACCATAGCCGGTCACCACGCCATCCCCCGGAATCCGGTTCGCCGTCATGCCGAAATCCACGCACCGGTGTTCCACAAACATGTCCCACTCTTCAAACGTGCCTTCGTCGAGCAGCACCTCCAGCCGCTCCCGCGCCGTTAATTTGCCCTTTTTGTGCTGCGCTTCAACGCGCTTGTTCCCGCCACCCAGGCGTGCGGATTCACGCATTTTTTCAAGCTGATCAAGGATGGGTTGCATGGGGTTGGAGCTCCCGATGGGGGATGAACGCAGGTTCTTTCCCGTTGCGGGGCACAGCGCGGACAGGGAACCTTGCTTTTGGTCCTAGTTT
The sequence above is a segment of the Verrucomicrobiota bacterium genome. Coding sequences within it:
- a CDS encoding acetyl/propionyl/methylcrotonyl-CoA carboxylase subunit alpha, which codes for MFNKILIANRGEIACRIIKTAHKMGIKTVAVYSDADRAAHHVELADEAIHIGPTASRESYLAADKIIAAGKQTGAQAIHPGYGFLSENAGFARQVEAAGITFIGPTHEAIAAMGDKLTSKRLASQAGVNCVPGVNQAIETVEQVVKIARGIGYPVMIKASAGGGGKGLRVAHNDQEAIEGFTSCRNEVRNHFGTDGVFLEKFISAPRHIEIQVIGDHHGNVIHLHERECSIQRRHQKVIEEAPSPFISAATRQAMGEQAVALAKAVKYQNVGTVEFVVGQDQNFYFLEMNTRLQVEHPVTECITGLDLVELMIRVAAGEKLPLTQEEVLCNGWAMECRINAEDPFRNFVPAIGRLVRFQPPEATMLASDAAQSLGVRVDTGVQEGSEIPVHYDSMIAKLIVHGKNRLEAIDRMREALNGFVIRGVSTNIPFQAALLAHPKFVAGEFNTGFIAENYGKGFRAEDVPHEDMNFLVALAAFVHRIYRHRATGITGQMEGHEVEVSDDFAVVSLGQRGDRISTRVRVSDFDVQTGVSLVTVGGTSYKFCSQSKFGAIRMDGICNDKPFTAQVERGGGNNPLAIRLAHNGTQLEALVLSPRVAELYALMPSKTPPEMNRYLLAPMPGLLVEVAVQPGQKVLAGERIAVIEAMKMQTTLLAVHDWVVNKVLAAKGEILTVDQPIIEFV
- a CDS encoding acyl-CoA carboxylase subunit beta, whose translation is MQPILDQLEKMRESARLGGGNKRVEAQHKKGKLTARERLEVLLDEGTFEEWDMFVEHRCVDFGMTANRIPGDGVVTGYGMINGRLVFVYSQDFTVFGGALSETHAEKICKVMDHAMKVGAPVIGLNDSGGARIQEGVASLGGYADVFQRNVLASGVVPQISMIMGPSAGGAVYSPAITDFILMVRDSSYMFVTGPDVVKTVMHETVTAEELGGALTHTTKSGVADLAFANDVEALLMLRRLFNYLPLNNRQKAPVRRSGDPADRLNASLDTLVPANPNQPYDMRELIVKTVDAGEFFELQPEYAGNILIGFARMDGQTVGIVANQPMVLAGCLDIKSSIKAARFVRFCDAFNIPVITFVDVPGFMPGTSQEDGGIIKHGAKLLYAYAECTVPKITVITRKAYGGAYDVMASKHLRGDVNFAWPSAEIAVMGAKGAVEIIFRDDKGDPAKLAAKEAEYRARFANPFIAGARGFIDDVILPHETRKRICRSLVMLRDKKLENPWRKHGNIPL